A genomic region of Oncorhynchus mykiss isolate Arlee chromosome 16, USDA_OmykA_1.1, whole genome shotgun sequence contains the following coding sequences:
- the plxnb1a gene encoding plexin-B1 isoform X3 — protein MPLGMALFSALLILLLITTSYTLAVRTYPRFSRNDTSFEHLVLHPDPSVGTVYVGARDHLFQLDGLDGLRLEHEERTGPVTDSKECLPPVTEANCPQARHTSNHNKLLLVDPSAMELITCGNVHQGTCQKRSLTSVKEVLFSTERPVDTQYVAANDPEVSTVGLVVGPRGGERAVLYVGRGYTSSHPPISTRHLAHEPVFSYEETAKLAVAGRLSEYDHHFVAAFARRGHVYFLFYRRDIKAVSREYRTYAARVCLDDTSYYSYVEVPLVCHSSTSSPERNYNLLQAAQVGQGGGREGETLLGVFSTRVSSSNGPSEDSALCVYPLDELDRLIDSTRDLCYTLDGRVMGGGEVAYIEYEVKSSCANLPTNTLKAYPCGSDHTPSPMASRVPMEAEAVLDIPSARLTAVAVGMRAGHTIAFLGDSKGNLHKVFLGSGGRVEMYSSMLIQPNSPISSDLLLDQTETHIYVMTGAMVEKRPVAECGDHLDCQSCLSARDPYCGWCVLEGRCVQRSQCSRGALQGQWLWSFDHQQQQCLGIQSLSLYNISRGEETDIAVSVKGLPSLVQGEAYSCFYQDVERLATVTDTGVICSTPDASRLPPIGQGEDSVTIPLSLRFRNVTVAAREFTFFDCGVVQQLSGLMPCRGCVSSRWGCNWCIHQHMCTNKICDVGVTIYNKHDCPCVEKVQGSSLVPVNVERKITLVGRHLHLFQDEDLDYECVLTIEGRSVVVDAYVEPDDTQPSLYFITCQLHQYAYTVFVEEYNAVINVRRRNTFQIDSADDLHVTLFNCSVGRSDCSRCRTADQKYGCAWCGGARSKCSYRDSCAGEIKQSCPAPVIHLMEPISGPVEGGTVVTISGSNLGQKAEDIQNSVTIAGVPCTVINSRYEISSRIVCETTASGGEKSGQASVEVRGGGLGLSSQRFSFQDPALMGIAPQKGPKAGGSELTIMGQSLKTGHPSEVSVLIGGVSCLISSEVVDDQITCMTGGSNRTGEHGITVRFGRAERHLQGAIYHYTSDPNITMAAPSKSFLSGGRMIRVSGQNLDVVQEPRIRVTLSPLESLSPRKKRRTRRSSRDGESRVRRTEIPLKRQRRIVPEPDCLEDALCVVKKFETSCAVSSSSLMLCPTPAVGMEAHHARVKVDFLLDNLHFDFNSVGSGAFSYELNPRLYPLNQNDPSKPYHHKPGSIISVEGENLDLAIFKEEVVALIGEGVCSVKTLTHNHLYCEPPSQQPSVMASKKQEGMDSLPEFTVQMGNLNFSLGRVQYDTQGQSTFPLEAQVGVGVGASIVALIVVIIVLIYRRKSKQAVRDYKKVQIQLENLETSVRDRCKKEFTDLMTEMMDCSSDLVGSGIPFLDYKAYAERIFFPGHRESPLRRDLDVPECRRQTVEQGLVQLSNLLNSKLFLTKFIHTLEVQRTFSPRDRAYVASLLTVALHGKLEYFTDILKTLLNDLVVQYVAKNPKLMLRRTESVVEKLLTNWMSICLFTFLRDTAGESFYMLFRAIKHQVDKGPVDAVTGKAKYTLNDNRLLREDIEYKTLTLNVLMPATGNGGVPQTAPAKVLDCDTITQVKEKVLEQAWKGMSFSQRPHTDSLHLEWRAGMAGHLILSDEDLTSVVQGSWKRLNTLQHYKVPDGATVALVPRNSKHIHNDNHDYFPGEKTPMLDDGDEGGVKLWHLVKANEEPDLPKHRRGSLRERERERAKAIPEIYLTRLLSMKGTLQKFVDDLFTVILSTNQPVPMAVKYFFDLLDEQALQHNITDPETIHIWKTNSLPLRFWINILKNPQFIFDVQASDHVDAVLSVIAQTFMDSCTIAEHKLGRDSPINKLLYARDIPRYKQMVERYYADIRQTISASDQEMNSALAELSRNYAGEVNYLVALHELYKYINKYYDQIITALEEDPTAQKMQLGYRLQQIAAAVENKVTDL, from the exons ATGCCACTTGGGATGGCTCTGTTCTCAGCCCTGCTCATCCTCCTACTGATCACCACCTCATACACCCTCGCTGTCCGCACTTATCCACGCTTCTCCAGAAATGACACTTCTTTTGAGCACCTGGTCCTGCACCCGGACCCCTCTGTGGGCACGGTTTACGTGGGGGCCAGGGACCACCTCTTCCAACTGGACGGGCTAGACGGCCTGCGTCTGGAGCATGAGGAGAGGACCGGCCCTGTGACTGATAGTAAGGAGTGTCTTCCCCCTGTCACCGAGGCCAACTGCCCCCAGGCCCGGCACACCTCCAACCACAACAAGCTGCTCCTAGTGGACCCCTCAGCCATGGAGCTCATCACCTGTGGTAACGTCCACCAGGGCACCTGCCAGAAGCGCAGCCTGACCTCTGTGAAGGAGGTCTTGTTCTCCACAGAGAGGCCGGTGGATACCCAGTATGTGGCGGCCAACGACCCGGAGGTGTCCACAGTGGGGCTGGTGGTGGGGCCCCGAGGCGGGGAGCGGGCCGTGCTCTATGTGGGGCGTGGTTACACAAGCAGCCATCCGCCCATCTCCACACGCCATCTGGCCCACGAGCCTGTGTTCTCTTACGAGGAGACAGCCAAGCTGGCCGTGGCGGGAAGACTCTCGGAGTACGACCACCATTTTGTAGCCGCTTTCGCTCGCCGTGGGCATGTGTACTTCTTGTTCTATCGCCGTGACATTAAGGCTGTGTCGCGGGAGTACCGTACGTATGCTGCCCGCGTGTGTCTGGATGACACCTCCTACTATTCCTATGTAGAGGTGCCCCTGGTGTGtcactcctctacctcctccccagAGAGGAACTACAACCTCCTCCAGGCAGCCCAGGTGGGTCAGGGGggtggcagagagggggagacccTGCTGGGGGTCTTCTCCACCCGGGTCAGCTCTTCCAACGGGCCCTCCGAGGACTCCGCTCTGTGTGTGTACCCTCTGGACGAGCTGGACAGACTCATCGACTCGACACGAGACCTGTGCTACACACTGGATGGCCGGGTGATGGGAGGAGGCGAGGTGGCCTACATAGAGTATGAGGTCAAGTCCAGCTGTGCCAACTTACCTACG AACACCCTAAAGGCTtatccctgtggctctgaccacACCCCCAGTCCAATGGCCAGCAGGGTACCCATGGAAGCTGAGGCAGTATTGGACATCCCATCTGCCCGTCTCACTGCTGTGGCTGTTGGTATGAGGGCTGGGCACACCATTGCCTTTTTAGGAGACTCTAAAGGGAATTTGCACAAG GTGTTCCTAGGCTCTGGAGGCCGGGTGGAGATGTACTCCTCCATGCTCATCCAGCCCAACTCGCCCATCAGCAGTGACCTCCTGCTGGACCAGACGGAGACGCACATCTACGTCATGACCGGCGCAATG GTGGAGAAGCGACCAGTGGCAGAGTGTGGAGATCACTTGGACTGTCAGTCCTGTCTTTCAGCCCGAGACCCTTACTGTGGCTGGtgtgttctggagggcag GTGTGTCCAGCGTTCACAGTGCAGTCGGGGGGCTCTGCAGGGCCAGTGGCTGTGGAGCTTTgaccaccagcagcagcagtgtcTCGGTATCCAATCCCTGAGCCTGTATAACATCAGCCGTGGAGAGGAGACGGAC ATTGCTGTGTCAGTGAAGGGGTTGCCCAGTCTAGTGCAAGGCGAAGCATACAGCTGTTTCTACCAGGATGTGGAACGTCTGGCTACTGTCACAGACACTGGTGTGATCTGCTCTACTCCCGACGCCAGCAGGCTGCCTCCCATTGGCCAGGGAGAAG ACTCAGTCACCATCCCCCTGTCCCTTCGCTTCCGCAATGTGACTGTGGCTGCTCGGGAGTTCACCTTCTTTGACTGTGGTGTGGTCCAACAGCTCTCTGGACTCATGCC GTGCAGAGGGTGTGTGAGCAGTCGCTGGGGCTGTAACTGGTGTATTCACCAGCACATGTGCACCAATAAAATCTGTGATGTGGGAGTCACAATTTACAACAAACAC GACTGCCCGTGTGTGGAGAAGGTCCAGGGCTCCTCTCTTGTTCCTGTTAATGTGGAGCGGAAGATCACTCTGGTGGGACGCCACCTTCACCTCTTCCAG gatgaGGATCTGGACTATGAGTGTGTGCTGACCATCGAAGGGCGGTCAGTGGTGGTCGACGCGTACGTGGAGCCAGACGACACCCagccctctctctacttcatcaCCTGCCAGCTACACCAG TACGCCTATACTGTCTTTGTGGAGGAGTACAATGCCGTGATCAATGTGAGGAGGAGAAACACCTTTCAGATTGATAGTGCGGATGACCTTCATG TGACGTTGTTTAACTGCTCTGTGGGCCGGTCAGACTGCAGCCGGTGTCGTACAGCTGATCAGAAGTACGGCTGTGCGTGGTGCGGGGGAGCTCGCTCCAAATGCAGTTACCGGGACTCCTGCGCTGGCGAAATCAAGCAGTCCTGCCCAGCACCTGTCATCCACTTA ATGGAGCCCATCTCTGGACCAGTAGAGGGTGGTACTGTGGTGACCATCTCAGGCTCCAATCTTGGACAGAAAGCTGAAGACATCCAGAACTCTGTCACTATAGCTGGTGTCCCCTGCACGGTCATCAACAGCAGATATGAGATCTCCTCAAG GATTGTGTGTGAGACCACAGCCagtgggggagagaagagtggtcaGGCCTCAGtcgaggtgagaggaggagggcttGGACTCTCCAGTCAAAGGTTCAGCTTCCAG GACCCGGCTTTGATGGGGATAGCCCCTCAGAAGGGGCCAAAGGCCGGGGGCTCAGAATTGACCATAATGGGCCAGAGCCTGAAGACTGGACACCCCAGTGAGGTCAGCGTGCTTATTGGAGGAGTCTCATGCCTCAT CTCCTCTGAGGTCGTGGATGACCAGATTACATGTATGACTGGGGGCAGCAACAGAACTGGAGAGCATGGAATCACGGTCCGGTTTGGTAGAGCAGAACGCCATCTACAGGGAGCCATCTATCATTACACCTCAGATCCTAACATAACCATGGCTGCACCCTCAAAAAGCTTCCTCAG tGGTGGAAGAATGATCCGTGTGTCTGGGCAAAACCTAGATGTAGTGCAGGAGCCCCGAATCCGGGTGACCCTTAGTCCTCTGGAGTCCCTTTCTccgaggaagaagaggaggacgaggaggagcagcagagatggagagagtagagTGAGACGCACAGAAATCCCACTCAAGAGGCAAAGACGGATAGTTCCTGAGCCGGACTGTCTTGAAGACGCACTCTGTGTGGTAAAAAAG TTTGAGACGAGTTGTGCTGTGAGCAGCTCCTCTCTGATGCTGTGCCCTACGCCTGCCGTGGGGATGGAGGCCCACCATGCTCGGGTCAAGGTGGACTTCCTACTGGATAACCTGCACTTTGACTTCAACTCTGTGGGCAGTGGAGCTTTCAGCTACGAGCTCAACCCCAGACTGTACCCACTGAACCAGAATGACCCCAGCAAACCCTACCACCACAAACCTGGCAGCATCATCTCTGTGGAG GGGGAGAACCTGGACCTGGCCATCTTTAAGGAGGAGGTGGTGGCTCTGATTGGGGAAGGGGTATGCTCTGTGAAAACCTTGACCCATAACCACCTCTACTGTGAGCCTCCATCCCAGCAGCCCTCTGTGATGGCCAGCAAGAAGCAGGAGGGCATGGATTCTCTCCCCGAGTTCACT GTCCAGATGGGGAACCTGAACTTCTCCCTGGGTAGAGTGCAGTATGACACCCAAGGCCAGTCCACCTTCCCCCTGGAGGCCCAGGTGGGCGTAGGGGTGGGGGCTTCCATCGTAGCCCTCATCGTTGTCATCATAGTGCTCATATATAG gaggaaaagCAAACAGGCCGTGAGGGACTACAAGAAGGTCCAGATTCAGCTGGAGAATCTGGAGACCAGTGTGAGGGACCGCTGCAAGAAAGAGTTCACAG ACCTAATGACTGAGATGATGGACTGTTCAAGTGACCTGGTGGGTTCTGGTATTCCCTTCCTGGACTACAAGGCGTATGCAGAGCGCATTTTCTTTCCTGGCCACCGGGAGTCGCCACTGAGGCGAGATTTGGACGTGCCGGAGTGCCGTAGACAGACGGTGGAGCAGGGACTGGTTCAACTGTCCAACCTCCTCAACAGCAAACTATTCCTCACCAAG TTCATCCACACCCTGGAGGTGCAGCGGACCTTCTCCCCTCGGGACCGGGCCTACGTGGCCTCCCTGCTCACCGTGGCCCTGCATGGGAAGCTGGAGTACTTCACTGACATCCTCAAGACTCTGCTAAACGACCTGGTGGTGCAGTACGTGGCCAAGAACCCCAAACTCATGCTCCGAAG AACTGAATCGGTGGTCGAGAAGCTCCTGACCAACTGGATGTCCATTTGTCTGTTCACCTTCCTGAGG GACACTGCAGGGGAGTCCTTCTACATGCTGTTTAGAGCCATTAAACACCAGGTGGACAAGGGACCGGTGGACGCCGTGACAGGAAAGGCCAAGTATACACTCAACGACAACAGGCTGCTCCGCGAGGACATAGAGTACAAAACCTTG ACGCTGAATGTCCTCATGCCAGCGACAGGCAACGGTGGTGTGCCCCAGACCGCTCCTGCCAAGGTGCTGGACTGTGACACCATAACCCAGGTGAAGGAGAAGGTCCTGGAACAGGCATGGAAGGGCATGTCCTTCTCCCAGAGGCCCCACACAGACTCTCTCCACCTGG AGTGGCGTGCGGGCATGGCAGGTCACCTGATCCTGTCAGACGAGGACTTGACGTCGGTGGTGCAGGGCTCCTGGAAACGCCTCAACACCCTGCAGCACTACAAG GTTCCGGATGGAGCCACTGTTGCACTGGTACCCCGGAACTCCAAGCACATACACAATGACAACCATGACTACTTTCCTGGAGAGA AGACGCCCATGTTGGACGATGGGGACGAGGGAGGTGTGAAGCTCTGGCACCTGGTGAAAGCCAATGAGGAGCCAGACCTGCCCAAACACAGGCGTGgcagtctgagagagagggagagagagagggccaagGCCATCCCCGAGATCTACCTCACACGCCTACTCTCCATGAAG GGCACACTGCAGAAGTTTGTGGATGACTTGTTCACAGTGATCCTGAGCACTAACCAGCCAGTTCCCATGGCTGTCAAGTACTTCTTTGACCTGCTGGATGAGCAGGCTCTGCAGCACAACATTACAGACCCTGAGACCATCCACATCTGGAAGACTAACAG TTTACCCCTGAGGTTCTGGATCAACATCCTGAAGAACCCCCAGTTCATCTTTGATGTTCAGGCATCAGACCATGTGGATGCTGTGCTGTCTGTCATAGCCCAGACCTTCATGGACTCATGTACCATCGCAGAGCACAAGCTGGGCAGG GACTCTCCTATCAACAAGTTGCTGTATGCCAGAGATATCCCACGGTACAAGCAGATGGTAGAGAG